Proteins encoded in a region of the Misgurnus anguillicaudatus chromosome 9, ASM2758022v2, whole genome shotgun sequence genome:
- the polq gene encoding DNA polymerase theta isoform X2 yields the protein MTTSTRKIYLGQHRIVRKGIVHRDEKPQGQSTRLHETCSSETDVPDNKCNKLKQIQNKQWMPGESTLAMDDEILQAIDELSPDVLKFQIDKNQPNSASVCQKESESALREKRSDVSEVPEKSCELQVPNANLSPSTPGSPERRRTRTQAKKEKDWRDLAQKLLFSETKKTEGERAYGCELGHPKYHSPQKIFNSMKKTFKVANDRRQLKFNKHSPNGSLNTSKNFILFSPTHMAAAKERSMLQQQRSLKNLSVSVLTPPPGLDLSILSDATLPDAAQSIHMGRPADQLDKLLLSSWGLPKPVLDKYQSLGVHRMFEWQAECLTLGKVLEGQNLVYSAPTSAGKTLVSELLILKRVLETRQKAMFILPFVSVAREKMFYLQNVFQEAGVRVEGYMGNTSAAGGFSTLDVAVCTIEKANGLINRLIEEDKLDLLGIVVVDELHMVGDSGRGYLLELLLTKIQYIAKKNAMRCSGQTTTAGVQIIGMSATLPNLDLLARWLNAELYSTNYRPVPLMEWVKIGTNVYDGSLNLVRQFTPALSIKGDDDHIESLCFETVHDGHSALLFCPSKNWCEKLADSIGREFYNLHQKEIQSGSGVQSISLNQEGLQDVFAQLKRTPAGLDHVLQRTVPWGVAFHHAGLTFDERDILEGAFRQGYIKVLAATSTLSSGVNLPARRVIIRTPVFNGHLLDILTYKQMVGRAGRKGVDTLGESVLVCKEVERAKGLSLIQGSLKPISSCLVKREGEGVTTSMLRAILEIIVGGVASSPQDVRMYASCTLLASSVAAQPVNQEGPDSEARSKGAIETCIEWLMDNEFIHIEKDGDVERYCPTHLGSATLSSSLSPPEALGIFADLQRAMKGFVLENDLHILYQITPVYVDWTTIDWYQFFCLWEQLPSAMKRVAEMVGIQEGFLARSVSGKLIVKTEKQRRQMAIHKRFFTTLVLFDLVSEEPLGAVAKKYACSRGQLQSLQQSASTYAGMVTVFCNRLGWHNLELLLSQFQSRLSFGVQRELCDLVRISLLNAQRARTLYSSGFVTVAEVARGDVADVEKALRKAIPFKSSRQAVDESEVEAQERKSMRCIYVSGKKPLTEREAAQQIIAEARLLLQQDLALLGVEWNPASSSAQPDSSSTKESPNPKSVESVSSSNHKQNQEEMKPRETVAEQRLLANKSTESCAPMTVELTANLEKPMEIDSAKDIFVQQAAKKCEQQSSALHKVLKSLDVKDKGHHSNRTPHGSSEKTCLKNEQNCVSPLSKRRRVDVDNKEEIIAAKTETLIVNESSPVTNAEGISSNDRQPETFRLEKNTQKSCPTLQDGGAPNLATAFPLDKGKKCTSKTKHLNQSSNNETSKRAVSYRKLGKQDEKDQHLNLKVTNESVGAEKLCSPDLYANGFEEFNDSFQLDTQTEKILLQAGNFSHENKQANQLSVQEHRKSQTETRSTGKQQIKDVTNGLSPHQNEPNSLSPVEAKPKYNISLTDSQLEKILNYSNQVSEEEKRADQSENHESSDRNSSPNRSSSFLFDSLYDNSILDAMEEAAIDKESNGEQVVEIQSNHEKSNSVPTEDQEAKQWGESSFNLSEWGDSLFIGEHYIEKVNSVVKACDGSEPPCIVEAERAMCTNDTRVSHGNEPHLKIPSEKLELNDSSFHFSPGMQDIFDKWSDQFSTLAEAPPGQANSTVVEADVASAIEKQSVEQLCPVTPTTEDYKVLQVKPVTNDLIPPTPVSDPVTPRVKMTTSALQSPLNNKTNRRSEMGPQKVYQACLKTNSTSEVDTSLVDEGFERLSQCPSLPASNSCSPESFTIIDVASDKQLFQTFVKEWKTKDRFSLAVACEKIDGNIVQPENVIGGKFKKRTDATTPMRNKQKDGFLLKGSEDLVIIGISVCWGAKDAYFVSLQQELSDTDISASLAPPPLDESLTVEERMKQIQCCLEKASFSDADRAIVTYDFIQMYKTLLLACQLTMCGMFEDPKIACWLLDSSSKERTLHNMVTSFAAEDLPMLDGISPGQGVQSLGIYGDASHSGRYRAAVESVLVFRVMRQLNVLLEKEDFLDVFKKVEMPTQYCLALLELNGIGFSVEECEAQAYQLTGHTFSLTNPEDIAEILFLELKLPPNGDLSGLKNKKTLGYTRRAGGRVKLSKQFSTTKDVLEKLKPLHQLPGVILEWRRITNALTKVVFPLQREKKWHAQLKMDRIHPISQSHTATGRVSFTEPNVQNVPKDFEIQMPTLIEESQPSQCGASKTWGKRSKINRQLAPLLKTSDKLPDKGMPFSVSMRHAFVPFSGGLILATDYSQLELRILAHLSRDRRLIQVLNSGADVFKSIAAEWKMVDPASVDDNMRQQAKQICYGIIYGMGAKSLGEQMGIEENDAACYIETFKARYTGIQTFLRETVKRCVTNGYVKTLLGRKRFLPGIKDANMYIKSHAERQAVNTTVQGSAADIVKLATINIQRRLEAAFPGEPTSHRHPPVRAGGRHRNQFRYPRGGFFILQLHDELIYEVAEEDIIQVAQIVKREMESAVKLHVKLRVKVKVGPSWGNLQDLDI from the exons aTGACTACGTCAACAAGGAAAATTTATTTGGGACAGCATCGGATTGTGAGGAAGGG cATAGTTCATAGAGATGAGAAACCACAAGGACAATCCACACGCCTGCATGAAACATGCTCATCTGAAACAGATGTACCTGACAATAAGTGTAATAAGCTAAAA CAAATCCAGAATAAGCAATGGATGCCTGGAGAGTCAACTCTGGCTATGGATGATGAAATTTTACAAGCCATAGATGAGCTCAGTCCAGACGTCTTAAAATTTCAAATTGATAAAAACCAACCAAATTCTGCATCTGTGTGTCAGAAAGAGTCTGAATCAGCATTACGTGAGAAACGCTCTGATGTTTCAGAAGTACCAGAAAAGAGTTGCGAGCTTCAAGTTCCAAATGCAAATCTGAGCCCCTCAACTCCAGGATCACCAGAACGCAGGAGAACCAGAACACAagcaaaaaaagagaaagactGGAGGGATTTAGCTCAAAAACTGTTATTCAGTGAAACCAAAAAGACAGAAGGGGAGCGGGCCTATGGTTGTGAATTGGGACACCCAAAATATCATTCCCCTCAAAAGATCTTCAATTCTATGaagaaaacatttaaagtaGCAAATGACAGGAGACAGTTAAAGTTCAATAAACATAGCCCAAATGGTTCACTTAATACCTCCAAAAATTTCATTCTGTTTAGTCCAACACATATGGCTGCTGCTAAAGAGCGatccatgttacagcagcaaagatCTCTTAAAAACCTGTCAGTCTCTGTGCTCACCCCTCCACCTGGCTTGGATCTTAGCATCCTAAGTGATGCTACGCTACCTGATGCTG cacaaagCATCCATATGGGGCGCCCGGCCGATCAGTTAGATAAGCTTCTGCTCTCCAGTTGGGGTCTCCCTAAGCCTGTGCTAGACAAGTACCAGAGTCTGGGTGTTCACAGAATGTTTGAGTGGCAGGCTGAGTGTCTGACCTTGGGCAAAGTGTTGGAGGGTCAAAATCTGGTGTACTCTG cGCCAACCAGTGCTGGAAAAACTTTGGTTTCAGAGTTGTTAATTCTGAAGAGAGTTCTGGAAACAAGACAGAAGGCCATGTTCATCCTTCCTTTCGTGTCTGTGGCGAGAGAGAAGATGTTTTATCTACAG AATGTGTTTCAGGAGGCAGGGGTCAGAGTGGAGGGGTATATGGGTAACACCTCCGCTGCTGGTGGTTTCTCAACCTTGGATGTTGCTGTGTGCACAATAGAGAAAGCTAACGGACTCATTAACCGACTCATTGAAGAAGACAAACTGGATTTACTTG GAATTGTTGTGGTCGATGAGCTGCACATGGTTGGGGACTCTGGTCGCGGATATTTGTTAGAACTTTTGCTGACTAAAATCCAATACATCGCAAAGAAAAATGCAATGAG GTGCTCTGGCCAAACTACCACTGCAGGTGTGCAGATTATTGGTATGAGTGCCACACTGCCAAATTTGGACCTTCTTGCCCGCTGGTTGAACGCTGAGCTTTATAGTACTAACTATCGTCCTGTCCCGCTAATGGAGTGGGTGAAGATTGGCACGAATGTCTATGATGGCTCTCTGAACCTGGTCAGGCAGTTCACCCCAGCTCTTTCCATAAAg GGAGATGATGATCACATCGAAAGCCTCTGCTTTGAGACTGTGCACGATGGGCATTCTGCACTTCTTTTCTGTCCTTCAAAGAACTGGTGTGAGAAGCTGGCAGACAGCATCGGCAGGGAGTTTTACAATCTTCATCAAAAAG agatacAATCAGGCTCTGGAGTGCAAAGTATTTCTTTAAATCAAGAAGGTCTCCAGGATGTGTTCGCCCAGCTTAAGCGAACTCCCGCAGGTTTAGATCACGTCCTTCAGAGGACTGTTCCCTGGGGAGTGGCCTTCCACCATGCAG GTTTGACATTCGATGAGCGGGATATTCTAGAAGGTGCTTTTCGTCAAGGCTACATCAAGGTGCTAGCTGCAACCTCCACCTTGTCCTCTGGTGTAAACCTGCCGGCTCGACGCGTGATTATCAGAACTCCTGTTTTCAATGGTCATTTGTTGGACATACTGACATACAAGCAGATGGTGGGACGGGCAGGGCGTAAAGGCGTGGACACCTTGG GTGAGAGTGTGCTGGTCTGTAAAGAGGTCGAACGTGCGAAAGGTTTGAGCCTCATTCAGGGCTCACTAAAACCTATCAGCAGCTGTCTGGTGAAGCGGGAGGGTGAAGGCGTCACTACTAGCATGCTCAGAGCTATCCTGGAG ATTATCGTTGGAGGTGTTGCCAGCTCACCGCAGGATGTAAGAATGTATGCTTCCTGCACTCTCCTGGCATCTAGTGTGGCAGCCCAACCAGTCAATCAGGAAGGGCCCGATTCGGAAGCTCGCAGCAAGGGGGCTATCGAGACCTGCATAGAGTGGCTTATGGACAATGAATTCATCCATATAGAGAAGGACGGAGATG TGGAGAGATATTGCCCCACTCATCTGGGTTCTGCGACTCTTTCTTCGTCTTTATCACCCCCGGAGGCCCTGGGAATTTTCGCAGATCTCCAAAGAGCAATGAAAGGATTTGTTTTGGAAAATGATCTCCATATCTTATATCAG ATAACACCTGTGTATGTGGACTGGACGACGATAGACTGGTACCAGTTCTTCTGTTTGTGGGAGCAACTACCCTCTGCGATGAAGCGAGTGGCTGAGATGGTGGGCATCCAAGAAGGATTCCTGGCTCGCTCCGTTAGTGGAAAATTAATTGTTAAAACAGAGAAGCAACGCAGACAGATGGCTATTCACAAACG ATTTTTTACAACCTTGGTGCTCTTTGACCTTGTAAGTGAAGAACCCCTGGGAGCTGTTGCAAAAAAGTACGCCTGTAGCCGAGGACAGCTTCAGTCACTGCAACAGTCTGCCTCAACATATGCTG GTATGGTTACAGTCTTTTGTAATCGGCTTGGATGGCACAACCTGGAGCTGCTTCTGTCCCAATTCCAGAGTCGTCTGAGTTTCGGAGTCCAGCGGGAATTGTGCGACCTGGTTCGGATTTCTTTACTGAATGCCCAGAGAGCACGAACGCTCTACAGCTCTGGGTTTGTCACTGTGGCAGAAGTAGCAAGGGGTGATGTTGCAGACGTTGAAAAGGCCCTCAGAAAAGCAATTCCTTTCAAAAG TTCCAGGCAGGCAGTGGATGAGAGCGAGGTGGAGGCTCAAGAGCGCAAGAGCATGCGGTGCATCTATGTCAGTGGAAAGAAGCCTTTAACTGAAAGAGAAGCCGCTCAGCAGATTATAGCTGAGGCCAGACTGCTCCTTCAGCAGGATTTGGCTTTACTTGGTGTGGAATGGAACCCTGCTTCCTCATCGGCCCAGCCGGATTCCAGTTCCACAAAAGAGTCCCCCAACCCAAAATCTGTAGAGTCAGTATCAAGTTCGAACCATAAGCAAAATCAAGAGGAAATGAAACCGAGAGAGACAGTAGCAGAACAGAGGTTATTAGCAAACAAAAGTACAGAGTCCTGTGCTCCAATGACAGTAGAGCTCACAGCCAATTTGGAAAAGCCGATGGAAATCGACTCTGCCAAGGACATTTTTGTACAACAGGCTGCTAAGAAATGTGAACAACAATCAAGTGCATTGCACAAAGTTCTCAAATCTCTAGATGTGAAAGACAAGGGCCATCACAGTAATCGAACACCACATGGGTCATCTGAGAAAACCTgtttaaaaaatgaacaaaattgTGTAAGTCCACTCTCAAAACGCAGAAGGGTGGATGTTGACAATAAAGAAGAAATCATTGCCGCTAAAACAGAAACTCTGATCGTAAACGAAAGTAGCCCAGTGACGAATGCTGAAGGGATTTCCTCTAATGATAGGCAGCCTGAGACCTTTAGATTAGAGAAAAACACGCAAAAGTCCTGCCCTACACTGCAGGATGGGGGTGCCCCAAATTTAGCCACTGCGTTTCCCTTAGATAAGGGAAAAAAATGCACatcaaaaactaaacatttaaatcaAAGTTCAAATAATGAAACCTCAAAGCGAGCAGTCAGTTACAGGAAACTCGGCAAACAAGATGAGAAAGATCAGCACCTAAACCTCAAAGTTACAAATGAATCAGTAGGTGCTGAAAAGCTTTGCTCCCCTGACCTGTACGCAAATGGTTTCGAAGAGTTTAACGACAGCTTCCAACTCGATACACAGACTGAGAAAATTTTGCTCCAAGCAGGTAATTTTTCACATGAAAACAAACAGGCAAATCAGTTATCTGTTCAGGAACACAGGAAATCCCAGACCGAAACGAGGTCAACAGGAAAACAACAAATCAAAGATGTCACTAATGGTTTATCACCACATCAAAATGAACCAAACAGCCTTTCACCAGTTGAAGCCAAACCCAAATACAACATCTCACTTACTGACAGCCAGTTAGAAAAGATTTTAAATTATAGTAATCAGGTTtcagaagaagaaaaaagagCCGATCAAAGTGAAAATCATGAGTCCTCGGATCGTAACAGTAGCCCTAACCGAAGcagcagctttctgtttgacagTCTTTATGACAACTCCATCTTGGATGCAATGGAAGAGGCAGCGATAGATAAAGAGAGTAATGGAGAGCAGGTAGTTGAAATACAAAGTAATCATGAAAAGAGCAACTCTGTACCAACAGAGGATCAAGAAGCAAAACAATGGGGGGAATCATCCTTCAATCTCTCAGAATGGGGTGATTCGTTATTTATTGGAGAACACTACATTGAAAAAGTAAACAGTGTTGTCAAAGCTTGTGACGGATCAGAACCACCATGCATTGTCGAAGCTGAGCGAGCCATGTGTACAAatgacacacgtgtgtcacaCGGCAATGAGCCTCATTTAAAAATACCATCTGAAAAACTTGAGTTAAACGATTCCTCGTTTCATTTCAGCCCAGGAATGCaagacatttttgataaatggtcCGATCAGTTTTCAACTTTAGCAGAAGCTCCTCCAGGGCAGGCGAATTCGACTGTGGTGGAGGCTGATGTTGCTTCTGCTATTGAAAAGCAATCTGTTGAGCAGTTATGTCCAGTAACACCAACAACTGAAGATTACAAGGTACTCCAGGTAAAACCAGTGACCAATGACCTTATTCCTCCCACTCCTGTGTCTGATCCAGTCACCCCAAGGGTTAAAATGACCACCTCCGCTTTACAGTCACCTCTCAACAACAAAACTAATCGGAGATCTGAAATGGGTCCACAGAAAGTTTATCAAGCTTGTTTGAAGACAAACTCTACATCAGAAGTGGACACTTCTCTGGTGGATGAGGGCTTTGAAAGACTTTCTCAGTGTCCATCGCTACCTGCTTCTAACTCCTGCAGTCCAGAATCATTTACCATTATCGATGTGGCAAGTGATAAGCAGCTTTTTCAAACATTTGTAAAGGAATGGAAAACAAAAGACAGATTTTCTCTTGCGGTCGCTTGTGAGAAGATAGACGGCAATATTGTGCAACCGGAGAACGTTATCGGTGGCAAATTCAAAAAAC GTACTGATGCTACCACACCTATGAGGAACAAACAAAAAGATGGCTTTCTTTTAAAAGGATCTGAAGATCTTGTCATCATTGGCATATCAGTATGTTGGGGAGCAAAAGATGCTTATTTTGTGTCCCTACAACAGGAGCTGTCAGACACGG ATATAAGTGCCAGCTTAGCTCCACCACCTCTCGATGAGAGTCTGACAGTCGAAGAGAGAATGAAACAAATTCAGTGCTGCTTGGAAAAAGCATCGTTCTCAGATGCCGACAGAGCGATAGTTACTTATGACTTCATTCAGATGTACAAGACACTTCTTCTGGCCTGTCAGCTCACTATGTGTGGCATGTTTGAGGACCCAAAG ATTGCATGTTGGCTTTTGGATTCAAGCTCCAAAGAGCGCACCCTCCACAACATGGTGACCAGCTTTGCTGCTGAGGATCTCCCAATGCTGGATGGAATTAGTCCCGGTCAGGGTGTACAGAGTTTAGGAATCTATGGAGACGCCAGTCATAGCGGACGATACAGAGCTGCTGTTGAATCTGTTCTGGTCTTCAGGGTCATGAGGCAGCTCAATGTTCTTCTTGAAAAAGAGGATTTCTTGG ATGTGTTCAAGAAGGTGGAGATGCCCACCCAATACTGTCTGGCTTTGTTGGAGCTGAATGGGATTGGGTTTAGTGTTGAGGAATG TGAAGCACAAGCCTATCAGCTAACAGGACACACTTTCTCATTGACCAATCCAGAAGACATTGCAGAG ATATTGTTTCTCGAGTTGAAGCTGCCTCCCAATGGAGATTTAAGTGGTCTGAAGAATAAGAAGACTCTGGGATACACTAGAAGAGCAGGAGGCCGTGTAAAACTTTCAAAACAGTTTAGCACGACCAAG GATGTTTTGGAGAAGCTCAAACCATTGCATCAGTTACCAGGTGTCATCCTTGAGTGGAGAAGAATCACAAATGCTTTGACAAAAGTGGTTTTCCCCTTGCAAAGAGAGAAGAAATGGCACGCACAACTGAAGATGGACAGAATACATCCAATCTCACAGTCACACACCGCTACAG GGCGGGTGAGCTTCACTGAACCAAATGTTCAGAATGTCCCAAAGGATTTTGAAATTCAGATGCCAACTCTTATCGAAGAAAGTCAACCATCACAGTGTGGGGCAAGCAAGACATG gGGTAAAAGATCAAAGATTAACCGCCAGTTGGCACCCCTTTTAAAAACATCAGACAAATTACCAGACAAAGGAATGCCATTTTCTGTTAGTATGCGGCATGCATTTGTTCCTTTTTCAG GAGGGCTGATTCTTGCTACCGACTACTCACAGCTGGAGCTGCGTATCTTAGCTCACCTCTCCAGAGACAGACGTCTCATCCAGGTGCTCAACAGTGGTGCTGATGTTTTCAAAAGCATAGCGGCTGAATGGAAAATGGTGGACCCTGCTTCAGTCGATGATAATATGAGGCAACAGGCCAAACAG ATTTGTTATGGAATCATCTATGGCATGGGTGCAAAGTCACTTGGAGAGCAAATGGGCATTGAGGAGAATGATGCCGCCTGCTACATTGAAACATTTAAAGCCAGATACACAG GCATACAGACTTTCCTTCGTGAAACTGTGAAAAGGTGTGTGACAAACGGCTATGTGAAGACATTACTTGGCAGAAAACGTTTCTTGCCAGGAATAAAGGATGCAAATATGTACATAAAGTCTCAC GCAGAGCGACAGGCAGTAAACACAACAGTACAGGGCTCCGCTGCCGACATTGTCAAACTGGCAACCATCAATATTCAGCGCAGACTGGAAGCAGCTTTTCCTGGAGAGCCCACGTCACATCGGCATCCTCCAGTCAGAGCAG GTGGTCGACACAGAAATCAGTTTAGATATCCTCGAGGAGGATTTTTTATACTTCAACTACATGATGAACTTATCTATGAGGTAGCAGAAGAAGATATCATCCAG GTTGCACAAATTGTGAAGCGAGAGATGGAGTCTGCTGTTAAATTACATGTAAAGCTAAGAGTAAAAGTCAAAGTGGGACCAAGCTGGGGTAACCTTCAAGATTTGGACATTTAA